A window from Triticum aestivum cultivar Chinese Spring chromosome 6D, IWGSC CS RefSeq v2.1, whole genome shotgun sequence encodes these proteins:
- the LOC123144876 gene encoding adenosine kinase 2, with amino-acid sequence MAASNLEGVLLGMGNPLLDISAVVDEAFLAKYDVKPNNAILAEDKHLPMYDELSSKENVEYIAGGATQNSIRVAQWMLQTPGATSYMGCIGKDKYGEEMKSAAKAAGVTAHYYEDEAAPTGTCAVCVVGGERSLIANLSAANCYKSEHLKKPENWALVEKAKYIYIAGFFLTVSPESIQLVAEHAAANNKVFLMNLSAPFICEFFRDAQEKVLPYADYIFGNETEARIFSKVRGWETENVEEIALKISQLPLASGKQKRIAVITQGADPVVVAEDGKVKTFPVILLPKEKLVDTNGAGDAFVGGFLSQLVQGKSIEDCVKAGCYAANVIIQQSGCTYPEKPDFN; translated from the exons ATGGCGGCGAGCAACCTCGAGGGTGTGCTCCTGGGGATGGGCAACCCCCTTCTCGACATCTCCGCCGTCGTCGACGAGGCCTTCCTCGCTAA GTATGATGTCAAGCCGAACAATGCCATTCTCGCCGAGGACAAGCACTTGCCCAT GTACGATGAGTTGTCCAGCAAGGAAAATGTTGAATACATTGCTGGAG GAGCCACGCAGAACTCTATCAGGGTTGCCCAA TGGATGCTTCAAACTCCTGGTGCAACAAGTTACATGGGTTGCATTGGAAAGGACAAGTATGGTGAGGAGATGAAGAGCGCCGCTAAAGCTGCAGGAGTTACT GCTCATTACTATGAGGATGAGGCTGCTCCTACAGGCACATGTGCTGTATGTGTTGTTGGTGGCGAAAG GTCATTGATTGCAAACTTATCTGCTGCGAACTGCTACAAATCTGAGCATCTAAAGAAGCCAGAGAACTGGGCACTAG TTGAGAAAGCAAAATACATCTACATTGCTGGCTTTTTCCTTACGGTGTCCCCTGAATCTATTCAGCTTGTTGCTGAGCATGCTGCTGCCAATAACAAG GTTTTCTTGATGAACCTCTCCGCTCCCTTTATCTGCGAGTTTTTCCGTGATGCCCAAGAGAAGGTTCTTCC GTATGCGGACTATATCTTTGGAAATGAAACTGAGGCAAGGATCTTCTCTAAAGTCCGAGGGTGGGAG ACTGAGAATGTCGAGGAGATCGCTTTGAAGATCTCACAACTGCCTCTGGCTTCTGGAAAACAAAAGAGGATTGCTGTGATTACTCAGGGTGCTGATCCAGTAGTTGTGGCCGAGGATGGGAAG GTGAAAACATTCCCTGTCATCCTATTGCCCAAGGAGAAGCTTGTTGACACCAATGGCGCTG GTGATGCGTTTGTTGGAGGCTTCCTCTCTCAGTTGGTGCAAGGGAAGAGCATCGAGGACTGCGTAAAGGCCGGTTGCTACGCAGCAAACGTTATCATCCAGCAGTCTGGCTGCACTTACCCTGAGAAGCCTGACTTCAACTAG